A genomic segment from Nicotiana sylvestris chromosome 1, ASM39365v2, whole genome shotgun sequence encodes:
- the LOC138889456 gene encoding uncharacterized protein has translation MWTATADCIREAMREVLGISKGYSGGHRGDWWWNYVVQGKVKAKKAAYLKLVESTDEDQRRTNRERYKESRKEAKLAVTEAKTVAFGRLYEELGGKGGDKKLFRLAKAREKKARDLDQVRCIKDEEGRVVMEEAQIKQRWQSYFHKLLNKEGDRNIVLG, from the coding sequence ATGTGGACGGCaacggcggactgtataagggAGGCAATGAGAGAGGTGTTGGGGATTTCGAAAGGTTACTCTGGCGGTCACCGAGGCGACTGGTGGTGGAATTAtgtggtccaaggtaaagtgaaAGCCAAGAAAGCGGCTTACCTTAAGTTAGTAGAGAGCACCGACGAGGATCAGAGGAGAACGAACAGAGAAAGATATAAGGAGTCTAGGAAGGAGGCAAAATTAGCGGTTACGGAGGCTAAGACTGTTGCATTCGGTCGGCTGTATGAGGAACTTGGGGGCAAAGGTGGGGACAAGAAGTTATTTAGGCTGGCCAAAGCGAGAGAGAAGAAGGCTCGCGACCTGgatcaagtgaggtgcatcaaagacgaggaaGGTCGAGTAGTGATGGAAGAGGCCCAAATTAAGCAAAGATGGCAGtcgtactttcataaacttcttaATAAAGAGGGGGACAGAAATATCGTGTTAGGGTAA